From Acidimicrobiales bacterium:
GGCACGCGGGTGCTGGTCGACCGGATCTGGCCCCGCGGGTTGACCAAGGCCAAGGCCGACCTCGACGAGTGGTGCAAGGTCGTGGCCCCCTCGACCGAGCTGCGCAAGTGGTACAGCCACGACCCGGCCCGGTTCGGGGAGTTCACCCGGCGCTACCGCGCCGAGCTAAAGGATCCGGACCGGTCCGAGGCGGTGGACCACCTACGGAGCCTGGCCAGGCGCCGGAACCTCACCCTGCTCACCGCCACCAAGTCCCCCGAGATCAGCGAGGCCGAGGTGCTGGCCGAGATGCTGCGCACGTGACGGTCTTGGGGCTTCCACCCGGGGCCAAGGCATGTCTGTTCGACCTCGATGGTGTCCTCACCCAGACGGCGAAGGTGCACGCCGCCGCCTGGAAGGAGATGTTCGACTCCTACTTGCAGGCCCGGGCGGCAAGGAGCGGGGAGCCGTTCGTGGCGTTCGACCGGGTGGCCGACTACGACGCCTACGTGGACGGCAAGCCCCGCGCCGACGGGACCCGTTCCTTCCTGACCGCCCGGGGTATCGACCTGCCCGAAGGCGCTCCGAACGATCCGCCGGGGACGGAGACCGTGCATGGTCTGGGAAACCACAAGAACGAGATCGTGCTGCGCCGGATCCGATCCGACGGTGTGGCCGCCTACGAGGGTTCGGTTCGCTACGTCCGGGCCGTCCGCGAGGCCGGCCTGGGTCGTGCGGTGGTGTCCTCCAGTGCCAACTGCGCCGACGTGCTGGTGGGCGCCGGCATCCAAGACCTCTTCGAGGCGCGCATCGACGGCTTGACCGCCGAGCGGGATCATCTGGCGGGCAAGCCGGCGCCGGACATGTTCCTGGCCGGTGCCGCAGCCCTCGGTGTCCGACCAGCGAACGCGGCGGTGTTCGAAGACGCCCTGGTCGGGGTGGCGGCGGGTCGGGCCGGAGGCTTCGGCTGCGTGGTGGGGGTCGACCGGGCCGGCCAGGCCGACGAGCTCAAAGCCCATGGCGCCGACGTCGTGGTGGCGGACCTGGCCGAGCTGCTGGATGTCCGATGATCAACCATCCCGCCTTCACCGTCGAGCCGTGGTGCCTGCGGGCCACCGATCTGGACCTGGCCGTGCTGGCCCAGTCCGAGTCTGTCTTCGCCCTGGC
This genomic window contains:
- a CDS encoding beta-phosphoglucomutase family hydrolase, which produces MTVLGLPPGAKACLFDLDGVLTQTAKVHAAAWKEMFDSYLQARAARSGEPFVAFDRVADYDAYVDGKPRADGTRSFLTARGIDLPEGAPNDPPGTETVHGLGNHKNEIVLRRIRSDGVAAYEGSVRYVRAVREAGLGRAVVSSSANCADVLVGAGIQDLFEARIDGLTAERDHLAGKPAPDMFLAGAAALGVRPANAAVFEDALVGVAAGRAGGFGCVVGVDRAGQADELKAHGADVVVADLAELLDVR
- a CDS encoding DUF488 family protein, whose amino-acid sequence is GTRVLVDRIWPRGLTKAKADLDEWCKVVAPSTELRKWYSHDPARFGEFTRRYRAELKDPDRSEAVDHLRSLARRRNLTLLTATKSPEISEAEVLAEMLRT